The following are encoded in a window of Candidatus Moraniibacteriota bacterium genomic DNA:
- the rplS gene encoding 50S ribosomal protein L19 translates to MHSDVIAFNLAQRTHVVPDLKTGDIVRVYRKIKEGDKERIQIFEGLIIRIQAKQSSSPIITVRKTSFGIGVEIMFPIHSPSVDKIEIVKKAKIRRARLYFVREKTDRELRKKLRAVTVATKKVSPKKDDKVSKVPSQEVKAKKETVISEAQEK, encoded by the coding sequence ATGCACTCTGACGTTATTGCCTTTAATCTTGCTCAAAGAACTCATGTTGTTCCAGATCTTAAAACTGGTGATATTGTTCGTGTTTATAGGAAAATTAAAGAAGGCGATAAAGAGCGTATTCAAATCTTTGAAGGTCTTATTATACGTATTCAGGCCAAACAAAGCTCCTCTCCTATTATAACCGTTCGAAAAACCTCTTTCGGAATCGGTGTTGAAATCATGTTCCCTATTCATTCTCCTTCAGTAGATAAAATTGAAATAGTCAAAAAAGCGAAGATTCGTCGCGCAAGACTTTACTTCGTTCGAGAGAAAACAGACAGAGAATTAAGAAAGAAACTTCGAGCAGTTACTGTGGCAACAAAAAAAGTATCTCCTAAAAAAGATGATAAAGTTTCAAAAGTTCCTTCTCAAGAAGTAAAGGCTAAAAAGGAAACGGTTATTTCAGAAGCTCAGGAAAAATAA
- a CDS encoding tyrosine-type recombinase/integrase, which translates to MKNSILKNEFLESLLVEKNRSHLTKKTYERRLNHFLKWLRYEDPKEITLERVRRYRIFLNKQLNHEGSPLDKKTQSYYIITLRSFLKYLAKRDITSLSPEILDVGKNIQNEIETLSSEELHRLLKISSGKNLQDLRDRAILELLFSSGLRVSELTNLNRSHINTHLQEMSIRGKGRKLRLVFISDTAKIAIQNYLSQRTDMEEALFIRTDKRVKKNSLENPRLTSRSIQRIVKKRAQEAGIVKDVHPHTLRHSFATDLLRNGADIRSVQLMLGHESITTTQIYTHITNKQLKGIHKKYHGKSSLEES; encoded by the coding sequence ATGAAAAATTCTATACTAAAAAATGAATTTCTTGAATCCCTTCTTGTAGAGAAAAATCGCTCTCATTTAACAAAAAAAACTTACGAAAGAAGGTTGAATCATTTTTTAAAATGGCTTCGTTATGAAGATCCTAAAGAAATAACTTTGGAACGCGTAAGAAGATATCGTATCTTTCTTAATAAGCAACTCAATCACGAAGGCTCTCCCCTTGATAAAAAAACTCAATCTTATTACATCATAACTCTTCGAAGTTTTCTTAAATATCTTGCAAAAAGAGATATTACTTCTCTTAGTCCAGAGATACTTGATGTTGGAAAGAATATTCAAAATGAAATAGAAACACTTAGCTCTGAAGAACTTCATCGACTTTTAAAAATTTCTTCAGGAAAAAATCTTCAAGATCTTAGAGATCGCGCTATTTTAGAACTTCTTTTTTCTTCAGGGCTTCGTGTGAGTGAACTCACAAATCTAAATCGTTCCCATATAAATACCCATTTACAAGAAATGAGTATTCGGGGCAAAGGAAGAAAACTTCGATTAGTATTTATTTCTGATACAGCTAAAATAGCAATACAGAATTATCTTTCACAAAGAACCGACATGGAAGAGGCTTTATTTATACGAACAGATAAAAGAGTCAAAAAAAATTCTTTAGAAAATCCCCGTCTCACATCAAGATCTATTCAAAGAATAGTAAAAAAACGAGCTCAAGAAGCAGGTATAGTAAAAGATGTTCATCCTCATACCTTACGACATAGCTTTGCTACTGATCTTTTAAGGAATGGTGCGGACATACGGAGTGTTCAGCTCATGCTTGGTCATGAATCTATAACAACTACTCAGATCTACACACATATCACAAACAAACAACTTAAAGGGATTCACAAAAAATATCATGGGAAATCCTCTTTGGAAGAAAGCTAA
- the ftsH gene encoding ATP-dependent zinc metalloprotease FtsH: MNKNIKNIATAVLLAILFMGLLSLYTNPSEKPEEITLSTLSQEINDNKIKSIEIDESKVNVTLSDGKKQLTTKEAESSLSETLVNFGVSTEKLNSIDISIKKESASSFWLRTFLPFFLPFILIGLFLWFMFRQAQKGSSQALTFGLSRARIVDPNDKKRRITFKDVAGETEAKEELFEIVEFLKEPKKFLAMGAKIPKGVLLMGPPGTGKTLLAKAVAGEAGVPFFNISGSEFVEMFVGVGASRVRDLFKQAKKQAPAIVFIDEIDAVGRHRGAGLGGGHDEREQTLNQILVEMDGFETDAGVIVIAATNRPDVLDPALLRPGRFDRRVILGFPDMREREAILTLHIKNKPIHSNVDKKVIAQRTPGFSGADLANLLNEAALLAARRNRKTIRMQEITESIEKVLLGPARKSRIINEEEKKTIAYHEAGHALVADTLPNADPVQKVSIVSRGSAGGYTLSVPTEDKSLRRRDYFIDELAVLLGAYTSEHIVFGEVTTGASNDLERATHIAREMVTRYGMSSLGPRTFGKKSGNIFLGRDISEERDYSDTTASAIDKEVSDLIKDAFETAKKIILEKRETLNKIAEVLLEKETLEKDEFDAIISSKKS, translated from the coding sequence ATGAATAAAAATATTAAAAACATTGCAACAGCTGTTCTTCTCGCGATCTTATTTATGGGACTTTTATCCCTTTATACAAACCCCTCAGAAAAACCAGAGGAAATCACACTCAGTACTCTTTCGCAAGAAATAAATGATAATAAAATTAAATCAATTGAAATCGATGAGAGTAAAGTGAATGTCACATTATCTGATGGAAAAAAACAACTCACCACAAAAGAGGCTGAAAGTTCTCTTTCTGAAACACTTGTTAACTTCGGAGTATCCACAGAAAAGCTTAATTCTATAGATATTTCCATAAAAAAAGAATCAGCTTCTTCCTTTTGGCTAAGAACTTTTCTTCCTTTTTTCCTCCCCTTTATTCTTATTGGACTTTTTCTTTGGTTTATGTTTCGTCAAGCGCAAAAGGGAAGTTCCCAAGCACTTACTTTTGGTTTAAGTAGAGCTCGAATAGTCGATCCTAATGACAAAAAAAGAAGGATTACTTTCAAGGATGTCGCGGGAGAAACGGAAGCAAAAGAAGAACTTTTTGAAATCGTAGAATTTCTTAAAGAACCAAAGAAGTTTTTGGCTATGGGTGCTAAAATTCCCAAAGGAGTTCTTCTTATGGGCCCTCCGGGAACAGGAAAAACACTCCTCGCAAAGGCAGTTGCTGGTGAAGCGGGCGTTCCTTTCTTTAATATAAGCGGATCCGAATTTGTAGAAATGTTCGTAGGAGTAGGTGCAAGTCGCGTAAGAGATCTCTTTAAACAGGCTAAGAAACAAGCTCCTGCAATTGTTTTTATTGATGAAATCGATGCTGTGGGACGACATAGAGGAGCTGGCTTAGGAGGTGGCCATGACGAAAGAGAGCAGACTCTTAATCAAATTCTTGTGGAAATGGATGGTTTTGAAACAGATGCTGGTGTCATTGTTATAGCGGCTACCAACCGACCTGACGTACTTGATCCAGCACTCCTTCGCCCTGGACGATTTGACCGTAGAGTTATTCTCGGTTTCCCCGATATGAGAGAAAGAGAGGCTATCCTTACTTTGCACATAAAGAATAAACCTATACATTCTAATGTAGATAAAAAAGTTATTGCCCAAAGAACTCCAGGATTCTCAGGAGCTGATCTAGCCAATCTTCTTAATGAAGCAGCTCTTCTTGCAGCAAGACGTAATAGAAAAACTATCAGGATGCAAGAAATAACAGAATCCATTGAAAAGGTTCTTCTTGGGCCAGCAAGAAAGAGTCGAATTATAAATGAAGAAGAAAAGAAGACAATAGCATATCACGAAGCGGGTCATGCTCTTGTTGCGGATACCCTTCCAAATGCTGATCCTGTACAAAAGGTATCCATTGTTTCTAGAGGCTCAGCAGGAGGTTATACCCTTTCTGTCCCAACTGAAGATAAAAGCCTTAGACGAAGAGATTATTTTATAGATGAACTTGCTGTACTTCTTGGTGCTTACACCAGTGAACATATTGTTTTTGGCGAAGTCACTACCGGAGCATCGAATGATTTAGAAAGAGCTACTCACATTGCCCGTGAAATGGTAACTCGTTATGGAATGAGTTCTCTCGGACCTCGAACTTTCGGAAAAAAGAGTGGAAATATTTTTCTAGGAAGAGATATATCTGAAGAACGTGACTATTCCGACACCACTGCCAGCGCTATAGATAAAGAAGTTTCTGATCTTATTAAAGATGCTTTCGAGACAGCTAAAAAAATCATTCTCGAAAAAAGAGAAACTCTTAATAAAATAGCTGAGGTTCTTCTCGAAAAAGAGACTTTAGAGAAAGATGAATTTGATGCGATTATTTCCTCAAAAAAATCTTAA
- a CDS encoding NAD(P)/FAD-dependent oxidoreductase — translation MKKSQKTALIIGAGPAGLTAALEILRKSNLQVIIIEKDSVVGGISKTIPFKGNRIDIGGHRFFSKSDEVMLWWNEILPILDKNNDHFLPKESFHFISQKEYKKNLPKNIMFIRKRISRIFYANTFFTYPITFTLETLKNLGFFSSLTIAFSYIFHKLFPRKPENTLEDFFINKFGKKLYSLFFKEYTEKVWGTSCKNIQATWGAQRIKGLSLRKVISHSLHTCFSKKTLSSKKIETSLIERFLYPKYGPGQMWELVAKHILKRKGKILFHHEIENIYISKNTVTSLEIKNKETQEKFTINTDFVFSSMPISELIHTMKDQPPQEVQAISKELTYRDFITVGILCSSFLPSTKIKDNWIYIQEPGLQVGRIQIYNNWSPFMVKNPKETIWIGLEYFTNKHDAFWSMNDEEILSLAKKELVQMKMTSLENILDGIVIRVEKAYPSYIGSGYKQFSIIKEYLLSLENLYPIGRNGTHTYNNQDHSMLSAIRSVEHMLTNSPSKESLWRINSEKEYHEKR, via the coding sequence ATGAAAAAAAGTCAAAAAACAGCCCTCATTATAGGTGCTGGTCCTGCAGGTCTTACAGCAGCGCTTGAAATACTGAGAAAAAGTAATCTCCAAGTTATTATTATAGAAAAAGACTCTGTTGTTGGAGGAATTTCTAAAACAATTCCCTTTAAAGGAAATCGTATTGACATAGGAGGTCATCGTTTTTTTTCAAAATCAGATGAGGTAATGCTTTGGTGGAATGAAATACTTCCCATACTCGACAAAAACAATGATCATTTCTTACCCAAAGAGAGTTTTCACTTTATTTCTCAAAAAGAGTATAAAAAGAATCTCCCTAAAAATATAATGTTTATTCGAAAAAGAATCTCAAGAATATTCTATGCCAATACATTCTTTACGTATCCCATAACATTTACTTTAGAGACCCTTAAGAATCTCGGTTTTTTTTCTTCCCTTACTATAGCCTTTTCCTATATTTTTCATAAACTCTTTCCAAGGAAACCAGAAAACACTTTAGAAGATTTTTTTATCAACAAATTTGGAAAAAAACTTTATTCTTTATTCTTTAAAGAATATACCGAAAAGGTATGGGGGACTTCCTGTAAAAACATACAAGCTACGTGGGGAGCACAAAGAATAAAAGGACTTTCTTTGAGAAAGGTTATTTCTCATTCATTACATACCTGTTTTTCAAAAAAAACTCTGTCTTCCAAAAAAATTGAAACCAGTCTTATTGAAAGATTTCTTTATCCAAAATATGGACCAGGACAAATGTGGGAACTCGTAGCAAAACACATACTAAAAAGAAAAGGAAAGATTCTTTTTCATCATGAGATAGAAAATATATATATTTCAAAAAATACAGTTACTTCTCTAGAAATAAAAAACAAAGAAACTCAAGAAAAATTCACCATAAACACCGACTTTGTTTTTTCAAGTATGCCCATTTCTGAGCTCATTCACACCATGAAAGATCAGCCACCTCAAGAAGTTCAAGCTATTTCTAAAGAACTTACCTACCGTGATTTCATAACAGTCGGAATACTTTGTTCTTCTTTTTTACCCTCAACAAAAATCAAAGATAATTGGATATACATACAAGAACCAGGATTACAAGTAGGAAGAATTCAGATATATAACAACTGGAGTCCTTTTATGGTGAAAAATCCAAAAGAAACAATATGGATTGGATTGGAATATTTTACGAATAAACATGATGCTTTTTGGAGTATGAACGATGAAGAAATTCTTTCTTTAGCAAAAAAAGAATTAGTTCAAATGAAAATGACTTCATTAGAAAATATTCTGGATGGTATTGTTATTAGAGTTGAAAAAGCCTATCCTTCTTACATAGGAAGTGGCTATAAACAATTCTCTATAATAAAGGAATATCTTCTTTCTTTAGAGAATCTTTATCCTATAGGAAGAAATGGAACACATACCTACAACAATCAAGATCATTCCATGCTTTCAGCGATTCGATCTGTTGAGCATATGCTTACGAATTCTCCAAGTAAAGAATCTCTATGGCGGATTAATTCTGAAAAAGAATATCATGAGAAAAGGTGA
- the tilS gene encoding tRNA lysidine(34) synthetase TilS, whose amino-acid sequence MKKENLHKQFKKSKQLLKITASFTKKIQTTAHRYHLWDKGHRIVIGVSGGPDSMALLYFFLHLRGKYDLTLFVAHVNYRLRGTESNADQNLVQFFCEKNNIPYFNYKPRNFEINEDSLRKKRFLFFKKIKRLTKSHVVALAHHKNDQAETVFFRLLRGSGRKGLSGMSIKTKTIIRPFLFTSKEDIISYTKENDIPYRTDKTNLESNFTRNRIRNILFPLLKEQLHPNIITVLAQTGHILSDEDIYLNSLLQENFHPLIEKKNLSISFSLTEWRDLPIPLRRRALIFCIDTIPKHSSTLTNIHFSLIEELKNMLEKSKSKHQEKRFLGLLLEKKGDRVTLFYTKNPLSDNSNT is encoded by the coding sequence ATGAAGAAGGAAAACTTACACAAACAATTCAAGAAGTCCAAACAATTATTGAAAATAACAGCCTCCTTTACAAAAAAGATTCAGACAACCGCGCATAGATACCATCTTTGGGATAAGGGACATCGTATTGTTATTGGTGTTTCTGGAGGACCAGACAGCATGGCTCTTCTTTACTTTTTCCTGCATCTAAGAGGGAAATACGATCTTACTCTTTTTGTTGCCCATGTAAATTACCGGTTGCGTGGAACGGAGAGCAATGCCGATCAAAATCTCGTTCAATTCTTTTGTGAAAAAAATAACATTCCCTATTTCAATTATAAACCAAGAAATTTTGAAATAAATGAGGATTCTTTACGAAAAAAAAGATTTCTTTTTTTTAAGAAAATAAAAAGATTAACGAAGTCCCACGTAGTAGCCCTTGCTCATCATAAAAATGATCAAGCGGAAACAGTATTTTTTCGCCTTCTTCGCGGGAGTGGAAGAAAAGGATTATCAGGAATGTCTATCAAAACGAAAACGATTATTCGTCCTTTTCTTTTCACATCAAAGGAAGATATTATTTCTTATACGAAAGAGAATGACATTCCCTATCGTACAGACAAGACAAATCTCGAATCAAACTTTACAAGAAATCGTATTCGAAATATTCTATTCCCCCTTCTAAAAGAACAACTTCATCCAAATATTATCACTGTTTTAGCTCAAACAGGCCATATACTCTCTGATGAAGATATCTATTTAAATTCCTTACTCCAAGAAAATTTTCATCCCCTTATAGAAAAAAAGAATTTGAGTATTTCATTTTCTCTCACGGAATGGAGAGACCTTCCTATTCCCCTCCGAAGAAGAGCTCTTATTTTTTGCATAGACACTATTCCGAAACATTCTTCTACCCTAACAAATATACATTTTTCTCTCATAGAAGAGCTTAAAAATATGCTAGAAAAATCAAAATCTAAACATCAAGAAAAAAGATTTCTAGGATTGCTTTTAGAGAAAAAAGGTGATAGAGTAACCTTGTTTTACACAAAAAATCCATTGTCCGATAATTCTAATACCTAA
- a CDS encoding guanylate kinase, whose protein sequence is MHNLIQNLFIISGPSGVGEDSVIEGLRERIPIERVITSTTRQPREGESQGVPYYFLSKEDFKKGIEKEIFIEYAKEYNDEYYGVTKEEIERVIQSGKIGIWKIEWKGVITAKKLFPSIQSILLTVSDLSILEKRIQKRGSVSKEYITERMLYTIEWLSHKDIYDYIVYNEEGKLTQTIQEVQTIIENNSLLYKKDSDNRA, encoded by the coding sequence ATGCACAACTTAATACAAAATCTTTTTATTATTTCTGGCCCCTCTGGTGTTGGTGAAGACTCTGTTATAGAAGGTCTACGAGAAAGAATTCCTATTGAACGAGTTATCACATCCACAACGCGTCAACCTCGAGAAGGAGAATCTCAAGGAGTTCCTTATTACTTTCTCTCTAAGGAAGATTTTAAAAAGGGAATAGAAAAAGAAATATTCATAGAATATGCAAAAGAGTATAATGATGAATATTATGGCGTAACCAAAGAAGAAATTGAAAGAGTTATACAATCAGGAAAAATTGGTATTTGGAAAATAGAATGGAAAGGTGTTATTACTGCAAAAAAACTTTTTCCTTCTATACAATCTATACTCTTAACTGTGAGTGATCTCTCTATTTTAGAAAAACGTATTCAAAAACGAGGATCTGTTTCCAAAGAATACATTACAGAGAGAATGCTCTATACCATCGAATGGCTTTCTCACAAAGATATTTATGATTACATCGTCTACAATGAAGAAGGAAAACTTACACAAACAATTCAAGAAGTCCAAACAATTATTGAAAATAACAGCCTCCTTTACAAAAAAGATTCAGACAACCGCGCATAG